From Borrelia sp. RT5S, the proteins below share one genomic window:
- the rpsU gene encoding 30S ribosomal protein S21, translating to MVTVNVDKNEGLEKALKRFKRMIEKEAIIREWKRREYYEKPSTIRVKKEKAFKRKQAKKVRKLKQKIGRQ from the coding sequence TTGGTAACTGTCAACGTGGACAAGAATGAAGGCCTAGAAAAAGCATTGAAACGTTTTAAGAGGATGATTGAGAAAGAGGCGATAATTCGAGAGTGGAAAAGAAGGGAATATTATGAGAAACCGTCTACCATTCGGGTTAAGAAAGAAAAGGCGTTTAAAAGAAAGCAGGCAAAAAAAGTCAGAAAATTGAAACAAAAAATTGGAAGACAGTAA
- a CDS encoding M23 family metallopeptidase, with the protein MFIVKSFLLMFVIPFNLSAVRNDVVKGYYEREVFQGEVTYFASNKNFKKMSLLSKNKNPILSSYPFKFEVANKTYYVALLGITPMIKEGMREIEIEFENGKYIKEIEIKKFEFRKTTVELDKKKAKIFKRQKSVKAKEQALILWNIIGNTGDTSIYHYDTLVHPIKDQYRISSPYGDQRVYIQDNKKISSLTMHKGKDYASFKKEKTPIFAAGRGKIVFAKDREITGKTVIIQHLPGVYTIYLHLSKFGVKEDKIVHTGEYIGNVGNTGISTGPHLHFEVRVNGVAVNPDFFLNHMLIDKNKIINHIEKVR; encoded by the coding sequence ATGTTTATCGTAAAAAGTTTCTTGCTTATGTTTGTAATCCCATTCAACCTAAGTGCGGTAAGGAATGACGTAGTAAAGGGCTACTATGAAAGGGAAGTCTTTCAAGGAGAAGTCACTTACTTTGCAAGCAACAAAAATTTTAAAAAAATGTCTCTCCTGAGTAAGAACAAAAATCCTATTTTAAGCTCTTATCCTTTCAAATTTGAGGTAGCTAACAAAACATATTACGTAGCGTTATTAGGAATTACACCGATGATTAAAGAAGGAATGAGAGAAATTGAAATAGAATTCGAAAATGGAAAATATATCAAGGAAATAGAAATAAAAAAATTTGAATTTAGGAAAACAACTGTCGAGCTAGACAAAAAAAAAGCAAAGATTTTCAAGCGTCAAAAATCCGTAAAAGCGAAAGAACAAGCTCTTATATTATGGAATATAATTGGAAACACAGGAGATACGTCAATATACCACTACGATACCTTAGTTCACCCTATCAAAGATCAATATAGAATAAGCAGTCCTTACGGAGATCAGAGAGTTTATATACAAGACAATAAAAAAATATCAAGTCTCACAATGCATAAAGGAAAAGATTATGCCTCTTTTAAGAAAGAAAAAACACCTATTTTCGCAGCTGGCAGAGGAAAAATAGTATTTGCAAAAGACAGAGAAATTACCGGAAAAACTGTAATTATTCAACACTTACCAGGTGTATATACAATTTATCTACATCTATCAAAATTTGGAGTTAAAGAAGACAAAATAGTTCATACCGGAGAGTATATTGGAAATGTTGGAAACACGGGTATTTCTACAGGCCCTCATCTACATTTTGAAGTTAGAGTTAATGGGGTTGCTGTAAATCCAGATTTCTTCCTAAATCATATGCTTATTGACAAAAATAAAATAATCAATCATATTGAGAAGGTGAGGTAG
- a CDS encoding DNA repair protein RecO C-terminal domain-containing protein codes for MQFDKINAIVLTSYHKKNYYLLNLFYSKGIINTIIYGSTIRKFKSNINNLVKANFEIVKENNLCKILEVDDEEFILKDLTYEKLVIVHLWTKLISLSFDDGECFVLFTEATDVLNDSSVEKANLVDLQYKIRFLGIKGFLCLSDSCFTCGKRIENLYYYDMHTNGFNCINCTSNKNHYIDSESFKYLEFTIQENIKSSLLIDITNKSKALIEFMIKNKINTEFEQALL; via the coding sequence ATGCAGTTTGACAAAATTAATGCCATTGTGCTAACTTCTTATCACAAAAAGAATTATTATCTTTTAAATCTATTTTATTCAAAAGGAATTATTAATACAATAATTTACGGCTCCACAATAAGAAAATTCAAGTCAAATATTAATAATCTGGTAAAGGCTAATTTTGAGATTGTAAAGGAAAATAATTTGTGTAAAATATTAGAAGTCGATGATGAAGAATTTATTTTAAAAGATCTGACTTATGAAAAGCTAGTAATTGTTCATCTTTGGACAAAGCTAATCAGCTTAAGCTTTGATGACGGTGAGTGTTTTGTGTTATTTACAGAGGCTACGGATGTTCTTAACGATTCGTCTGTTGAGAAGGCAAATTTAGTCGATTTACAATACAAGATAAGATTTCTGGGCATAAAAGGGTTTTTATGCTTATCAGATTCGTGTTTCACATGCGGCAAACGAATAGAAAATCTTTATTATTACGACATGCATACTAACGGTTTCAACTGCATAAATTGTACTAGCAATAAAAATCATTATATTGACTCAGAAAGTTTTAAATATTTAGAATTTACGATTCAAGAGAACATAAAGTCTTCCTTGCTCATAGATATAACCAATAAATCAAAAGCACTTATTGAATTTATGATAAAAAATAAAATAAATACAGAATTTGAACAAGCATTACTCTAA
- the recJ gene encoding single-stranded-DNA-specific exonuclease RecJ has translation MKIWKKKEIDIKKENVINIAKKYKISLLEATLLMRREIKEEDFLFFIEDSVNLMHSPFLLKNVDKFIYRINEAIEENESVLIFGDKDADGITATIIMYETLKDFGINVTYKIPSNGEFYGITKELIDKASEDKISIVITVDCGISNIEEANYARSKNIEVIITDHHLPNKELDTEIIIINPHLKGDLSPFKEIAGCYVSFKACLALYLSTTDLYNKNIVFLFLEKLNDKIVINAIEIHNYILKNHLLLESTDDLQININKLEEFSKGKYIIVFNKNEQNQLLNEFFNQKIEIETIDIGEAFIKKYPKFAKKTLKELIQITKNFKYREIHIKDKLYYVFYNIIFETNKALLKKCLKNLKFVAIGTIADNMPIINENRTVVKEGLKEIALKERIPINCLLKDANILTKPTISASDIAFKIAPILNSTGRLEKADITIKFLLTEDVNKIENRFKEIKSINTLRKRKEDVSWNTHNENTIFKNDKFIVCYDKHTPKGISSRMATRLSSYYQKVAVFLTKQDNIIKGSIRSNNKINSKDLISMVPCSLLINSGGHKAAAGFTLYENVLNEFIKELELAINKIEYSDQYEDSILIDAVIPKDFKKQELLKIVDLFEPYGHGFREFTLAMEDVLIQDLRTIDKNGTSKHISMKIKNNQDQYRAIYFNGTQNIQDLGIKDGQNIDIIFTVSEDFYSQGDKILKIMDIKKRSN, from the coding sequence ATGAAAATTTGGAAAAAAAAAGAAATTGATATAAAAAAAGAGAATGTAATAAATATCGCAAAGAAATATAAAATCAGCCTTCTTGAAGCAACGCTACTCATGAGAAGAGAGATTAAAGAGGAAGACTTTTTATTCTTTATTGAAGATAGCGTAAATTTAATGCACAGTCCATTTTTACTAAAAAACGTAGATAAATTTATTTACAGGATCAATGAAGCTATTGAAGAGAATGAAAGTGTATTAATCTTTGGAGATAAAGACGCTGACGGAATCACGGCTACGATCATCATGTATGAGACGCTTAAAGATTTTGGCATTAATGTAACCTACAAGATACCCTCTAATGGGGAGTTTTATGGAATTACAAAAGAATTGATTGATAAAGCATCTGAGGATAAAATATCAATCGTAATTACCGTCGATTGTGGCATTTCCAACATTGAAGAAGCAAATTATGCGAGATCGAAAAATATAGAAGTAATTATTACAGATCACCATCTTCCCAACAAGGAGCTTGATACAGAAATTATCATCATTAATCCCCATTTAAAAGGCGACCTATCTCCATTTAAAGAAATAGCTGGATGCTATGTCAGCTTTAAAGCATGTCTTGCCCTATATCTTTCTACTACCGATCTTTATAATAAAAACATTGTGTTTTTATTCTTAGAAAAACTGAATGATAAAATTGTTATTAATGCCATAGAAATACACAACTACATTTTAAAAAATCATCTCTTACTAGAAAGCACTGATGATCTACAAATTAATATCAACAAACTAGAAGAGTTTTCAAAAGGCAAATACATAATTGTATTTAACAAAAATGAACAAAATCAACTTTTAAATGAATTCTTTAATCAAAAAATAGAAATTGAAACAATTGATATTGGTGAGGCTTTTATAAAAAAGTATCCAAAATTCGCTAAGAAAACGCTCAAAGAACTCATTCAAATTACAAAAAATTTTAAATATAGAGAAATTCATATTAAGGACAAGCTTTATTACGTTTTTTATAACATTATATTTGAGACAAATAAAGCTTTGCTAAAAAAATGTCTTAAGAACCTTAAATTTGTTGCCATAGGAACCATTGCTGACAATATGCCAATTATTAATGAAAATCGAACTGTTGTAAAAGAAGGACTTAAAGAAATTGCGTTAAAGGAAAGAATTCCCATTAACTGTTTACTAAAAGATGCTAACATATTAACAAAACCAACAATAAGCGCATCAGACATCGCTTTTAAGATTGCCCCTATATTAAATTCAACAGGAAGGCTTGAAAAAGCAGATATTACGATTAAGTTTTTGTTAACCGAAGACGTTAATAAAATAGAAAACAGGTTTAAAGAAATCAAGAGTATAAATACTTTAAGAAAACGTAAGGAAGATGTTTCTTGGAACACACATAACGAGAATACCATTTTCAAAAATGATAAATTCATTGTATGCTATGACAAACATACTCCAAAGGGAATTAGTTCTAGAATGGCAACAAGACTCTCCTCTTATTATCAAAAAGTTGCCGTTTTCTTAACAAAACAAGACAACATAATCAAGGGCTCTATAAGATCAAACAACAAAATCAACTCTAAAGATTTAATCTCAATGGTACCATGTTCTTTACTAATAAATTCTGGAGGCCACAAAGCAGCCGCTGGGTTTACGCTTTATGAGAATGTCTTAAACGAGTTCATTAAGGAACTTGAACTTGCTATTAATAAAATAGAATACAGCGACCAGTATGAAGACTCTATACTCATTGATGCCGTTATACCTAAAGACTTTAAAAAACAAGAGCTTTTAAAAATAGTCGACTTATTTGAGCCTTATGGACATGGATTTAGAGAATTTACCTTAGCAATGGAGGACGTGCTCATCCAAGATCTCAGAACAATTGATAAAAATGGCACCTCAAAGCATATAAGCATGAAAATTAAAAATAATCAAGACCAGTACAGGGCCATTTACTTTAATGGGACCCAAAACATTCAAGATCTCGGCATTAAGGATGGACAAAATATAGACATAATATTCACAGTTAGCGAAGACTTCTACAGTCAAGGTGATAAAATACTAAAAATTATGGACATTAAAAAGAGATCAAATTAA